A single window of Synechococcus sp. C9 DNA harbors:
- a CDS encoding ABC transporter permease encodes MRLLWANFVAIYRKELQGYFATSLNYIIAAVYWFMAGVFYIILFNAVQANVAAQDLQGQAGLGAPPVDVPAVILENYLGMLGSLSLFILPLLSMNLFAQERQQGTLELLATSPITTTMVTVGKLAGVLTFFITLLLPVMFYESLTLLQSEPPFSFGLILLGHGALVLLAAAILSLGLFISATTESTLLAAVGTFALILLLWILQAVADRLSGVPAAIFRHLSLLQNYTSLIQGSVSTTNIILFLSYGILGVFLTVQWVDGLRFQRS; translated from the coding sequence ATGCGTTTACTGTGGGCAAATTTTGTGGCGATTTACCGCAAGGAATTGCAGGGTTATTTTGCCACTTCCTTAAATTACATCATTGCCGCCGTGTATTGGTTTATGGCGGGTGTTTTTTACATCATTTTATTTAATGCCGTACAAGCCAATGTAGCGGCTCAGGATTTGCAGGGGCAGGCGGGTTTGGGTGCGCCCCCGGTGGATGTGCCAGCGGTGATTTTGGAAAATTATTTGGGGATGTTGGGGTCGCTTTCGTTGTTTATTTTGCCCCTCTTGTCCATGAATTTGTTTGCCCAGGAACGGCAACAGGGCACCCTGGAATTGCTTGCCACCTCCCCGATTACGACCACGATGGTAACAGTGGGGAAATTGGCGGGGGTATTGACGTTTTTTATTACCCTACTTCTGCCGGTGATGTTTTATGAAAGTTTGACCCTGTTGCAGTCGGAACCTCCCTTTTCGTTTGGGTTAATTCTATTGGGGCATGGGGCGTTGGTACTGCTGGCGGCGGCAATTTTATCCCTGGGTTTATTCATTTCCGCTACCACCGAAAGTACCCTTTTGGCGGCGGTGGGCACCTTTGCTTTAATTTTATTGCTGTGGATTTTGCAGGCGGTGGCGGATCGGTTGAGTGGGGTACCGGCGGCTATATTTCGCCATTTATCCCTCTTGCAAAATTACACCAGTTTGATCCAAGGTTCAGTCAGCACCACCAATATCATTTTATTTCTCAGTTATGGGATTTTAGGGGTATTTTTGACGGTACAGTGGGTGGATGGATTGCGCTTCCAGAGGTCATAG
- a CDS encoding type II toxin-antitoxin system HicB family antitoxin produces MNRLLFPVVIEKDEEGYFASCPTLQGCYTQGDSYEETLQKIQDAIRLHLEDRIANSDNCAGVPHF; encoded by the coding sequence ATGAACCGTTTACTGTTTCCTGTAGTGATTGAAAAGGACGAAGAAGGTTACTTTGCCTCCTGTCCGACCCTACAGGGTTGCTACACCCAAGGGGATTCCTATGAGGAAACTCTGCAAAAAATACAAGATGCAATTCGTTTGCACCTTGAGGATAGAATAGCGAACAGCGACAATTGTGCTGGTGTGCCCCATTTTTAG
- a CDS encoding alpha/beta hydrolase has protein sequence MSPILVIHVSELEAQGVNYHQGNYFTFQNRQLRKGQSFRATMRPQAVAFAEQYQQAGSFCILVEQDGVLTLCREELATLVHRPPVPNRPTAPQELAEINETKVKEDINKEEDIREIEAVKPPAEPAAPKVRLNFLFAPKSSSAALPEPYRHLPREDQGLAQLLIQVRQNFTKQKARASGLTWEYWTGGSGQTGVLFLPGTVQRGDMWFAYLHHWQGDFRLLAPTYPAASTIDQLVEGIRQILKQEQLRRVHLLGQSLGGMVALALLRKYPVLVDKVVLSHTGVGVPESDRVSKARQTERQLQGMPHQQITSLAYQSIVTKHLSGVPHEPFWRAYFQETLTRRTSKIEFISLNCRVVADFFQNYRFQTASLNDPPRPVLILNTDNDHTFDPAEQAALQTLFPEAQTLTCTGTGHYSVLVASETVMPQLAEFLH, from the coding sequence ATGTCCCCGATTTTAGTCATTCATGTCAGTGAATTGGAAGCCCAGGGGGTCAACTATCACCAGGGCAATTACTTTACGTTTCAGAACCGCCAACTCCGCAAGGGGCAATCCTTTCGGGCAACCATGCGTCCCCAGGCGGTCGCCTTTGCCGAGCAGTACCAACAGGCGGGGAGTTTTTGCATCCTCGTTGAGCAGGACGGGGTGTTGACCCTCTGCCGGGAGGAATTGGCGACGCTCGTCCATCGCCCCCCGGTTCCCAACCGACCCACTGCCCCCCAGGAACTTGCAGAGATTAACGAGACTAAAGTTAAAGAAGATATTAACAAAGAAGAGGATATTCGGGAAATCGAAGCGGTTAAGCCCCCAGCGGAACCCGCCGCCCCCAAAGTACGCCTCAATTTTCTCTTTGCTCCCAAATCCAGTTCAGCGGCGTTACCGGAGCCCTACCGCCATTTACCCAGGGAGGATCAGGGGTTAGCCCAGTTACTCATCCAGGTGCGGCAGAATTTCACCAAGCAAAAGGCGCGCGCCAGTGGTCTCACCTGGGAGTATTGGACGGGGGGGAGCGGGCAAACCGGGGTTTTGTTCCTACCGGGCACGGTACAGCGGGGGGATATGTGGTTCGCCTATCTGCACCATTGGCAGGGGGATTTTCGCCTGCTTGCCCCCACCTATCCAGCGGCGAGTACCATAGACCAACTGGTGGAAGGGATACGGCAGATATTGAAGCAAGAGCAACTGCGGCGGGTGCATCTGCTGGGGCAATCCCTGGGGGGCATGGTGGCTTTGGCTTTATTACGCAAATATCCGGTGCTGGTGGACAAGGTGGTGCTGTCCCACACAGGGGTGGGCGTGCCGGAGAGCGACCGGGTCAGCAAAGCCCGCCAGACCGAGCGGCAATTGCAAGGGATGCCCCATCAGCAAATCACCAGCCTCGCCTACCAGAGCATTGTCACCAAACATTTGAGCGGCGTACCCCATGAACCCTTTTGGCGAGCCTACTTCCAAGAAACCCTCACCCGGCGCACCAGTAAAATCGAATTTATTAGCCTGAACTGCCGGGTAGTGGCGGATTTTTTCCAAAATTACCGTTTCCAGACCGCCAGCCTCAACGACCCACCCCGCCCCGTTTTGATTCTCAATACGGATAACGACCACACCTTTGACCCCGCCGAGCAAGCCGCCTTGCAGACCCTATTTCCCGAGGCGCAAACCCTCACCTGCACCGGCACTGGGCATTACAGTGTGCTGGTGGCGAGTGAGACGGTCATGCCCCAGTTGGCGGAATTTTTGCACTGA
- a CDS encoding ABC transporter ATP-binding protein, giving the protein MITVEHLTKRYGSTLAVNDLNFSVDAGEILGFLGPNGAGKTTTMRMLTGYMPPSEGTAKIAGFDVLEDSLAVRQRIGYLPETPPLYREMTVQGYLHFVASIKGVSAGDRPRRVDWAMERCGLTERRDQLIRKLSKGFRQRVGIAQAIVHDPPVIILDEPTVGLDPKQIIEVRNLIKSLAGDHTIILSTHILPEVSMTCNRVVIIQKGRVVATDTIDQLVNRSDNRTQYELKLSGNLEPFQTALAQFPGLAGVQTQSEGDNHVVTVTTSGETDVGPELTALVVQAGLRLYEMNRRRATLEDVFLQLTTSEDTPEDEAFASETVADS; this is encoded by the coding sequence ATGATCACCGTTGAGCATTTGACCAAGCGTTACGGTTCCACCCTGGCGGTCAACGACCTGAATTTCAGCGTAGATGCCGGGGAAATCCTGGGGTTTTTGGGACCCAATGGGGCGGGCAAAACCACCACCATGCGGATGCTCACGGGCTATATGCCCCCCAGTGAGGGCACGGCGAAAATTGCCGGTTTTGATGTGCTGGAGGACTCCCTAGCGGTGCGCCAGCGGATCGGCTATCTGCCGGAAACCCCGCCCCTCTATCGGGAAATGACCGTGCAGGGGTATTTGCATTTTGTCGCCAGCATCAAAGGGGTGAGTGCGGGAGACCGACCCCGCCGGGTGGACTGGGCGATGGAACGGTGTGGGCTGACCGAACGCCGGGATCAACTGATCCGCAAACTTTCCAAGGGATTTCGCCAACGGGTGGGGATTGCCCAGGCGATTGTCCATGACCCACCAGTGATTATCCTGGATGAACCGACGGTGGGGCTTGACCCGAAGCAAATTATCGAAGTGCGCAATCTGATCAAAAGTCTGGCGGGGGATCACACGATAATTCTCTCCACCCACATCCTGCCGGAGGTGAGCATGACCTGCAACCGGGTGGTGATCATCCAAAAGGGGCGGGTGGTGGCGACGGATACCATTGACCAGTTGGTGAACCGCTCGGACAACCGCACCCAGTACGAACTGAAGCTGAGCGGAAATCTGGAGCCATTCCAGACTGCCCTGGCGCAGTTTCCGGGTTTAGCCGGGGTACAGACCCAGAGCGAGGGGGACAATCATGTGGTGACGGTGACGACCAGCGGGGAAACGGATGTGGGACCAGAATTGACCGCTCTGGTGGTGCAGGCGGGGTTGAGGCTCTATGAAATGAACCGCCGCCGGGCGACCCTGGAGGATGTGTTTTTGCAGTTGACCACCAGCGAAGACACCCCCGAGGATGAGGCATTTGCCAGCGAAACAGTGGCAGACTCCTAA
- a CDS encoding serine/threonine phosphatase, protein METTRPASDALPTQAPLRLVNLEVAGLTDVGCQREYNQDYFYAHTTMHRRLSPQGELVQGKGLYVLCDGMGGHAGGDEASQLATHKLATYLLEHWTEGELPGPEVIQAGVGVANQAIYLRNEEEYRRGKGRMGTTLVVALVQDNQVAVTHVGDSRIYRITQSEGLKQITVDHEVGQWEIQRGTDPTIAYSRPDAYQLTQALGPRHEQTLEVDVNYFTVAEDTILLLCSDGLSDNGLVESHWQQYVRPLLLPQTGVIHLQAAARQLIDLGNELNGHDNITVVLVKIQVHQPRL, encoded by the coding sequence ATGGAAACCACTCGTCCCGCATCTGATGCCTTACCCACCCAAGCCCCCCTGCGGCTGGTCAATCTGGAGGTGGCGGGTCTGACCGATGTCGGTTGCCAACGGGAGTACAACCAGGATTATTTCTACGCCCATACGACGATGCACCGTCGCCTGAGTCCCCAAGGGGAACTGGTGCAGGGGAAAGGCTTGTATGTGCTTTGTGATGGCATGGGTGGTCATGCGGGGGGGGATGAGGCGAGTCAATTGGCGACCCACAAATTGGCGACCTATTTGCTGGAGCATTGGACGGAGGGGGAATTGCCGGGACCGGAGGTGATCCAGGCGGGGGTGGGGGTAGCCAACCAGGCGATTTATTTACGCAACGAGGAGGAGTACCGCCGGGGCAAGGGGCGGATGGGCACGACCCTGGTGGTGGCGTTGGTGCAGGACAATCAGGTGGCGGTGACCCATGTGGGGGACAGTCGGATTTATCGGATTACCCAGTCGGAGGGGCTGAAGCAAATCACGGTGGATCACGAGGTGGGGCAGTGGGAGATTCAGCGGGGGACGGACCCAACCATTGCCTACAGTCGCCCGGATGCCTACCAACTCACCCAAGCCCTGGGACCCCGTCACGAGCAGACCTTGGAAGTGGACGTGAACTACTTCACGGTGGCGGAGGATACGATTCTCCTGCTGTGTTCCGATGGGTTGTCGGACAACGGTTTGGTGGAAAGCCATTGGCAACAGTATGTGCGACCCCTGCTTTTGCCTCAGACGGGGGTGATCCATCTCCAGGCGGCGGCTCGGCAGTTGATTGACCTGGGGAATGAGTTAAACGGTCACGACAATATCACGGTGGTTTTGGTAAAAATCCAGGTGCATCAGCCCCGGTTGTAA
- a CDS encoding FHA domain-containing protein, whose product MSQPPQPDSVTQVQTHQPRLVHVRTGTIVQIPQHRNVLLVGKPNDHLPPDINVAGFPDADVVSRIHARLVVQDNQVAIEDMGSTNGTYVNGQRLRPGERCALRPGDWIALGKEDKVTFLLQQD is encoded by the coding sequence ATGTCTCAACCGCCCCAACCCGATTCGGTGACCCAGGTGCAAACGCATCAGCCCCGATTGGTGCATGTACGGACGGGTACCATTGTGCAGATTCCCCAGCACCGGAATGTTCTCTTGGTAGGCAAACCCAACGACCATTTGCCCCCGGATATTAACGTGGCGGGTTTTCCCGATGCCGATGTGGTGTCCCGCATCCATGCCCGGTTGGTGGTGCAGGATAACCAGGTGGCGATTGAGGATATGGGCAGTACCAACGGCACCTATGTGAATGGGCAACGGTTGCGCCCTGGGGAACGGTGTGCTTTGCGCCCCGGCGATTGGATTGCGCTCGGTAAGGAAGACAAGGTAACCTTTTTGCTACAGCAGGATTGA
- a CDS encoding DUF2283 domain-containing protein, producing MKIKYFEDTDTVLFEFNSVTPTETRELSEDIYLDLDDAGHIVSITVEHASLRSDFAEVSFLRIKSGTLPVPVVGS from the coding sequence GTGAAGATAAAATATTTTGAGGATACCGACACCGTTCTCTTTGAGTTCAACAGCGTTACACCCACAGAAACCCGAGAGTTATCGGAGGATATTTATCTGGATTTGGACGATGCGGGGCATATTGTCTCGATCACCGTTGAACACGCCAGCCTTCGGAGTGACTTTGCCGAGGTTAGCTTTTTGCGAATCAAGTCAGGAACTTTACCCGTTCCCGTTGTGGGTAGCTAG
- a CDS encoding DUF3110 domain-containing protein: protein MGVYVLIYNSGSDHEGIHSLKLNGEDTILLFEDEDDAVRFATLLEAQDFPVPTVERIDVEEMRLFCQQNGFHCQVVPQGALVIPPPANLTETDWQPETPAGDGLDEIRRRLERLL from the coding sequence ATGGGCGTTTATGTTTTGATTTACAATTCGGGTAGCGACCATGAGGGCATTCACAGCCTTAAATTGAACGGGGAAGACACCATTTTACTGTTTGAAGATGAGGATGATGCGGTGCGGTTTGCCACCCTGTTAGAAGCCCAGGATTTTCCCGTACCCACGGTGGAGCGGATTGACGTAGAGGAAATGCGTTTGTTTTGCCAACAAAATGGGTTTCACTGTCAAGTTGTCCCCCAGGGAGCCTTGGTGATCCCCCCCCCAGCGAACCTGACCGAAACGGATTGGCAACCGGAAACCCCGGCGGGGGATGGGCTGGATGAAATTCGCCGCCGTTTAGAACGGTTGTTGTAA
- a CDS encoding GAF domain-containing protein: MMFTSCEPTANPLPQDLLASILESVGDGVIVTDGDGRVIGMNRMAVQLTGVPLQMAQGQMLPQVLQLAHPQYNNLLAELMQRVFREGVSTGLPRDTQLVRPDGLDYLSATLAPLGGGHRGLVVTFREINRHRQLEDSLREQAQREHLVRQVASRIHRSLDLGTILQTAVAEIRLCLQVERVFVCRFLREDWGEVVHESVAPLSTSLLGEQWLFGDGAEMRSLRRGEVVGIADLHQDFRESDWLGHLQRVPLGAALVTPIFQGERLWGLLVVTDTRRGRAWLAGERQLVEQLALQLGIAIDQAQLVQQLRTLNSTLEMQVQERTAELRQALNAAQVLYTVTEQVRRSLDERQIFITALDCLGQTLGADYCWVALYDEAQMQAMIAYEYLPNPNLPSTVGTQIDLGHHRELYQRLLDGEVWHYPPVELLPPVYAQFRGAGGQMVLAPIMDDQGVIGELGVALARPQQGVSVDLVPQVANQCAIAIRQARLYQQSRAQVVELERLHRLKDDFLSTVSHELRTPLSNMKLALKMFGLTLRKGNINATKQAKLLQYLEILEQEYEREAQLIQDLLHLRQLDTTQGPLPQVTLDVQQWLPGVVQRFTSQAEQKGLHLTYTLDPELPQVAVHLFSLERVITELLTNALKYTPLDGTIHLATQKLPDHWQIQVTNTGVEIPPPELERIFERFYRVPRSDPWEHGGMGLGLALVRRLVAHLGGTITASSGQGQTQFQVIFPLAGADHSLPPG, encoded by the coding sequence ATGATGTTTACCTCCTGCGAACCGACGGCGAACCCCCTACCCCAGGACTTGCTCGCCAGTATTTTGGAGAGTGTGGGGGATGGCGTGATCGTCACCGATGGGGATGGGCGGGTGATCGGCATGAACCGGATGGCGGTACAGTTGACCGGCGTACCCCTACAAATGGCGCAAGGGCAGATGTTGCCCCAAGTGTTGCAGCTTGCACACCCGCAGTACAATAACCTGCTTGCGGAACTGATGCAGAGGGTGTTTCGGGAGGGGGTGAGTACGGGACTGCCCCGGGATACCCAACTGGTGCGCCCGGATGGGTTGGACTATCTTTCGGCGACCTTGGCTCCCCTGGGGGGCGGACACCGGGGCTTGGTGGTCACCTTTCGGGAGATCAATCGCCATCGGCAGTTGGAGGATTCCCTGCGGGAGCAAGCCCAGCGGGAACATCTGGTGCGGCAGGTTGCCAGTCGGATTCATCGCTCCTTGGATTTGGGGACGATTTTGCAGACGGCAGTAGCGGAAATTCGCCTGTGTTTGCAGGTGGAACGGGTGTTTGTCTGTCGGTTTTTGCGGGAGGACTGGGGGGAAGTGGTGCATGAATCCGTCGCCCCCCTGAGTACTTCCCTGCTGGGGGAACAGTGGTTGTTTGGGGATGGGGCGGAAATGCGTTCCTTGCGCCGAGGGGAGGTGGTGGGGATTGCCGACCTGCACCAGGATTTTCGGGAGTCGGACTGGTTGGGGCATTTGCAACGGGTGCCCTTGGGGGCGGCTCTGGTAACGCCGATTTTCCAGGGGGAACGGTTGTGGGGGCTGTTGGTGGTGACGGATACCCGGCGGGGGCGGGCGTGGCTGGCGGGGGAGCGGCAATTGGTAGAGCAGTTGGCGTTGCAGTTGGGAATTGCCATTGACCAGGCGCAGTTGGTGCAACAACTCCGTACCCTCAACAGCACCCTGGAGATGCAGGTGCAAGAACGGACGGCGGAATTGCGGCAGGCACTGAATGCGGCGCAGGTGCTTTACACGGTCACGGAACAGGTGCGCCGGAGTTTGGATGAGCGGCAAATTTTTATCACGGCTCTGGACTGTCTGGGGCAAACCCTGGGGGCGGATTACTGTTGGGTCGCCCTGTACGATGAGGCGCAAATGCAGGCGATGATTGCCTATGAATATTTGCCCAATCCCAACTTGCCCAGCACAGTCGGCACGCAGATCGATTTGGGGCATCACCGGGAACTGTACCAACGGCTGCTGGACGGGGAGGTGTGGCATTATCCACCCGTAGAACTCCTGCCGCCCGTCTATGCCCAGTTTCGGGGGGCGGGGGGGCAGATGGTGCTGGCACCGATCATGGATGACCAGGGGGTGATCGGGGAATTGGGGGTGGCGTTGGCACGTCCCCAGCAGGGGGTGTCGGTGGATTTGGTGCCCCAGGTGGCGAATCAATGCGCCATTGCCATCCGTCAAGCCCGTTTGTACCAGCAGTCCCGGGCGCAGGTGGTGGAATTGGAACGACTGCACCGGCTCAAGGATGATTTTTTGAGTACGGTTTCCCATGAATTACGTACCCCCCTGTCCAATATGAAATTGGCTCTCAAGATGTTTGGTTTGACCCTCCGCAAGGGGAATATCAATGCCACCAAGCAGGCGAAATTATTGCAATATCTGGAAATTTTGGAGCAGGAATACGAACGGGAAGCCCAGTTGATCCAGGATTTGTTGCACCTGCGCCAGTTGGATACCACCCAAGGACCTTTGCCCCAGGTGACCTTGGATGTCCAGCAGTGGTTGCCGGGGGTGGTACAACGATTTACATCCCAGGCGGAGCAAAAGGGGTTGCACCTGACCTATACCCTCGACCCGGAACTGCCCCAGGTGGCGGTGCATCTCTTCAGCCTGGAGCGGGTGATCACCGAACTGCTCACCAATGCCCTGAAATATACGCCCCTAGACGGCACGATCCATCTGGCGACCCAGAAATTGCCCGACCATTGGCAGATACAGGTGACCAACACGGGGGTAGAAATTCCGCCGCCGGAGTTGGAACGGATTTTTGAACGGTTTTACCGGGTGCCCCGGAGCGACCCCTGGGAACACGGCGGGATGGGTTTGGGATTGGCACTGGTACGGCGATTGGTGGCGCATTTGGGGGGGACGATTACTGCCAGCAGCGGTCAAGGACAGACCCAATTTCAGGTGATTTTTCCCCTAGCGGGGGCAGATCATTCTCTCCCACCGGGCTAA
- a CDS encoding Gldg family protein — protein sequence MNTLVKVVRNHWPAWLGIALVTAGVVIILVGPKNQPWGGLLLGAGVALLGYALFRLPLWDRRALAVGGNVALRTLAVLVILGLVNFLAVQYPYKVDLSANQRFTLAPESQKLVQNLKQPVRVIIFDQQITPPARQLLENYRKVAGDKFSFEVIDPRSNPVKAQDFGVQGFGEVHLESGKRRERLREPLTESSLSNAIVRLTQSKQGNVVFLQGHGEKSLEPGQRGSMSQAQQALQARNFNVQPLNLAEAGQIPKDTNVVVVAGPQQALLAPEARALEQFVNNGGGLLLLLDPLEPAKNDRGLQDLLKWAGVKLDGRFIVSNTEIIQGAGRGVAVTTRYADHPITKEFGQSLALFPLAQAVDLVGEGEKTGVPLFLTGRGIWAESNTQEDPFFDPQQDREGPLPIGVAVEKGKGRLVVIGDSEFVADGLFNLQRNGDVFLNSVNWLAQNEAQPLSIRSKDPTNRRLNIATPLATSVTLLALIGLPGGALVAAAVVWWRRR from the coding sequence ATGAATACGCTGGTGAAGGTCGTCCGCAACCATTGGCCCGCTTGGCTGGGAATTGCCCTGGTCACGGCAGGGGTGGTGATCATTCTGGTGGGGCCCAAAAACCAACCCTGGGGCGGTCTCCTGCTGGGGGCGGGGGTGGCGTTGCTGGGGTATGCCCTGTTCCGTTTGCCCCTGTGGGACCGGCGGGCGTTGGCAGTCGGCGGCAATGTGGCGCTACGGACTCTGGCGGTGTTGGTGATTTTGGGGTTGGTGAATTTTTTGGCGGTACAATATCCGTACAAAGTTGACCTAAGTGCCAACCAACGATTTACCTTAGCCCCGGAATCGCAAAAGTTGGTGCAAAACCTCAAGCAACCAGTGCGGGTGATTATTTTTGACCAACAGATTACGCCGCCAGCCCGACAGCTTTTGGAAAACTACCGCAAGGTGGCGGGGGATAAATTTAGCTTTGAGGTGATTGACCCCCGCAGTAATCCGGTCAAGGCGCAGGATTTTGGGGTGCAGGGGTTTGGGGAGGTGCATTTAGAAAGCGGTAAGCGGCGGGAACGTTTGCGAGAGCCGTTGACTGAGTCCAGTTTAAGTAATGCGATTGTACGGCTCACCCAGTCCAAGCAGGGGAACGTGGTGTTTTTGCAGGGGCACGGGGAGAAGTCTTTGGAACCGGGACAGCGGGGCAGTATGTCCCAGGCGCAACAGGCATTGCAAGCCCGCAACTTTAATGTGCAACCCCTGAATTTGGCGGAAGCGGGTCAAATCCCCAAGGATACGAATGTGGTGGTAGTGGCGGGACCGCAACAAGCCCTATTAGCCCCGGAAGCTCGGGCGTTGGAGCAGTTTGTGAACAATGGGGGTGGGTTACTGTTGTTGCTTGACCCCTTGGAACCGGCGAAAAATGACCGGGGGTTACAGGATTTGCTGAAGTGGGCGGGGGTCAAATTAGACGGGCGGTTTATCGTTTCCAATACGGAAATCATTCAGGGAGCCGGACGGGGGGTGGCGGTGACGACCCGTTATGCGGATCACCCGATTACCAAGGAATTTGGTCAGAGTTTGGCGTTGTTTCCCCTGGCGCAGGCGGTGGATTTGGTAGGAGAAGGGGAAAAAACCGGGGTGCCCCTATTTCTGACCGGGCGGGGGATTTGGGCGGAGAGCAATACCCAGGAGGACCCCTTTTTTGACCCGCAACAGGACCGGGAAGGCCCCCTGCCGATTGGAGTGGCGGTGGAGAAGGGCAAAGGGCGTTTGGTGGTGATTGGGGATTCGGAATTTGTCGCCGATGGTTTATTTAATTTGCAACGGAATGGGGATGTGTTTTTGAATAGCGTGAATTGGTTGGCACAGAACGAAGCCCAGCCCCTCTCGATCCGTTCCAAGGACCCGACCAATCGCCGCTTGAATATTGCTACCCCCCTAGCGACTTCCGTGACTTTGCTGGCTTTGATTGGCTTACCGGGGGGGGCGTTGGTGGCGGCGGCAGTGGTGTGGTGGCGCAGAAGGTAG